A single Nostoc sp. PCC 7107 DNA region contains:
- a CDS encoding DUF433 domain-containing protein: MLVLTPKSYVEYRNDAYWVEGTRISLDSIVYTFRQGLSPESIVQSFPLLTLEQVYGAIAFYLANCTEIDAYLAAEEAAFDSMPQPLQASDPDLHNKLVAAKVARQQL; this comes from the coding sequence ATGCTAGTCTTAACACCTAAATCTTACGTAGAGTACCGCAATGATGCTTATTGGGTAGAAGGAACTCGGATTTCTCTTGACTCAATTGTTTATACTTTCCGACAAGGGTTATCACCTGAAAGTATTGTTCAGTCTTTTCCGTTGCTAACACTTGAACAAGTTTATGGAGCGATCGCGTTTTATCTAGCAAATTGTACTGAAATCGACGCTTACTTAGCAGCAGAAGAAGCAGCATTTGATTCTATGCCTCAACCTCTTCAAGCCAGTGATCCTGATTTGCATAACAAACTCGTAGCGGCTAAAGTAGCAAGGCAGCAGCTATAA
- a CDS encoding ribonuclease catalytic domain-containing protein gives MEKGTLVEFRVQGDRRLGVVDRPDGKTRWFVVDERGQSHSLAPRQITYTVNGQTYKSSEIAKFLEEVKPYLDPSSLEVAWELLVEDGETVTPSQMANLLFSASEPAPCYAAHCLLSDDKLYFKQKADAYEPRTTAQVAERKHQIEVETLKAKGQQEFLVRVEEALKGEAVEWQRHDRHRLEALEKYAALMANIVREGVKYDALARAYPPPAPVLETMNMLGRPATPQGAFQLLIDLGWWSPYENLFLRRSSIPVQFPSKVLEVAQQRLDSPTTDLDVNRLDLTHLKVYTIDDESTTEIDDGLSWESLNDGRERLWVHIADPTRWLEPEDDLDLEARKRGSTVYLPTGMVPMFPEILATGPMSLVQGRICCALSFGIILDSTGAVEDYSIHASLIKPTYRLTYEDVDEMVQIGVQAEPEIEAIANWAKKRKSWRYNQGAISINMPEAMIKVKGDEISIDILDDSSSRQLVAEMMILAGEVAARYGKTHNIPLPFRGQPQPELPPEEELIQLPAGFVRACAMRRCMPKSEMSITPLRHAGLGLDTYTQATSPIRRYSDLLTHFQLKAHLRGEVLPFSADQLKEVMMTVSTITQEVTMVERQTNRYWALEYLRRHPEQVWSVTVLMWLREDSNLALILLEDLGLQLPMIFKRSAKLGEQLLVKVSIADPQKDMIQFQEIMYQEAQSAAN, from the coding sequence GTGGAGAAGGGGACGCTAGTTGAATTTAGGGTTCAAGGCGATCGCCGTCTGGGTGTAGTAGATCGCCCAGATGGTAAGACCCGTTGGTTTGTGGTAGATGAACGTGGTCAATCCCACAGCCTCGCGCCGAGACAAATTACTTATACAGTTAACGGACAAACGTACAAGTCCTCGGAAATCGCTAAATTTCTGGAGGAAGTCAAGCCATATTTAGACCCATCTAGCTTAGAAGTGGCATGGGAATTATTGGTGGAAGATGGGGAAACCGTCACACCATCGCAAATGGCAAATCTGCTGTTTTCGGCATCAGAGCCAGCCCCTTGTTATGCAGCCCATTGCTTGTTATCAGATGACAAACTCTACTTCAAGCAAAAAGCTGATGCTTATGAACCACGCACAACGGCTCAGGTAGCAGAACGTAAGCACCAAATAGAAGTAGAAACCCTCAAAGCCAAGGGACAGCAGGAATTTTTAGTCCGGGTAGAGGAGGCGCTCAAAGGTGAGGCGGTAGAATGGCAAAGACACGATCGCCATCGCCTAGAAGCGTTAGAAAAATACGCAGCTTTAATGGCAAATATTGTGCGGGAGGGAGTAAAATATGATGCCCTAGCCAGGGCTTACCCTCCTCCAGCACCAGTCTTAGAAACGATGAATATGCTGGGGCGGCCTGCAACCCCCCAAGGAGCTTTTCAATTATTAATAGACCTGGGCTGGTGGAGTCCATATGAGAACTTGTTCCTGCGTCGTTCGTCAATTCCAGTTCAGTTTCCTAGCAAGGTATTAGAAGTGGCGCAACAGCGTTTGGATTCCCCAACAACAGACTTAGATGTAAATCGCCTAGATTTGACCCATCTGAAAGTTTACACAATTGATGATGAAAGTACGACTGAGATAGATGATGGTCTGAGTTGGGAATCACTAAACGATGGTAGGGAAAGATTGTGGGTACATATTGCTGACCCAACACGCTGGTTAGAGCCAGAAGATGACTTAGATTTAGAAGCCAGAAAGCGGGGAAGTACCGTTTATTTACCGACAGGGATGGTTCCCATGTTCCCGGAAATCTTGGCGACTGGGCCAATGAGTCTGGTACAGGGGAGAATTTGTTGCGCCCTGAGTTTTGGGATTATTTTAGATAGCACCGGAGCAGTAGAAGATTACAGCATTCATGCCAGCTTAATTAAACCAACTTATCGCCTCACCTACGAAGATGTGGATGAGATGGTGCAAATAGGCGTACAAGCAGAACCAGAAATCGAAGCGATCGCTAATTGGGCAAAAAAACGCAAATCTTGGCGTTACAACCAAGGAGCCATCAGCATTAATATGCCAGAGGCGATGATTAAAGTCAAAGGCGATGAGATCAGCATTGATATTTTAGATGATTCCTCATCGCGGCAACTGGTGGCAGAAATGATGATTCTTGCTGGTGAAGTAGCTGCCCGTTACGGTAAAACTCATAACATACCCTTACCCTTCCGCGGTCAGCCACAGCCAGAATTACCGCCAGAAGAAGAATTAATTCAGCTACCAGCAGGGTTTGTCCGTGCTTGTGCGATGCGGCGGTGTATGCCCAAAAGTGAAATGAGTATTACCCCGTTACGCCACGCAGGTTTGGGTTTAGATACCTATACTCAAGCAACTTCTCCCATCCGCCGCTACAGTGATTTGCTCACCCATTTTCAACTCAAAGCCCACTTGCGGGGAGAAGTGCTGCCATTTTCCGCTGACCAACTCAAAGAAGTAATGATGACTGTCTCTACCATTACCCAAGAAGTAACGATGGTGGAACGCCAAACTAATAGATATTGGGCATTAGAATATCTCCGCCGTCATCCAGAACAAGTTTGGTCAGTCACAGTTTTAATGTGGCTGCGAGAGGACAGTAACTTAGCACTGATTCTATTAGAAGATTTGGGCTTGCAGTTACCAATGATTTTTAAACGTTCTGCGAAATTAGGCGAACAGTTATTAGTAAAAGTGAGCATCGCCGATCCGCAAAAAGACATGATCCAATTCCAAGAAATCATGTATCAAGAAGCTCAATCTGCCGCAAATTAA